The Edwardsiella tarda ATCC 15947 = NBRC 105688 region ACCGAATACACTCACTTGCCCGCTGCTTTTGTTAACCAGCGAACTAATGATGCCTATAGTGGTCGATTTTCCTGCGCCGTTGGGTCCTAGCAGCGCATAGAAGTCGCCGGCCTCGACGGTTAAATCAATGCCACGCAGCGCCTGAACGCCGCCGGCATAGGTTTTGGTGAGCTGTGATAGCTCGAGAGCATTAGTCATGGCGATGGGTCAACCTTACGTCAAGCGTTTTGCTTTGGAAGTGACTGGGTAAGCACCGACTCGCTCCGCAAGCGCGGCAAAACGGCGCGCCCCGTAGGCGAAGACGGTATAATTATATGTTACATGGCGTGTTGGGTGAAATCACGCTGCTGCCACGGGCGGGCTTACTTTGCTATGATGCAATGATTCATTGCTGTCGTGGAAGACATCCTGTGCCACCGTTAATTTGGCTTATCGAAGATCGGGCCGACGTCGCCGACTCGCTGATCTATACGCTGGAAACGGAAGGGTTTAACGTATGCTGGTTTAGCCACAGCCAGCCCGCCCTTGACGCCCTGAAACAACAAACTCCTCAGTTAGCTATCGTACACACCGTCCTCCCCGACGGCTCAGGCATCGCGCTTGGGCGCGTGCTACAAACACGCCATCCCGCCCTCCCTTTGCTTTTCTTCGCCGACAACAGCGAGCAACTGACACAACTCAGTAGCGAAGCCCCGCCGCACAGCACGGCTATCGCCGCCCCCTTCTCCGCACGCGAAGTCTGTGCTCGGTTGCGCACCCTGCTACAACACCCGGATAAAACGCATGCCCGAGCTACCCGCCTGGAGTGCTACGGCGACTTCACCCTTAACGAGGCGCGTAACTGTGCCCATTATTATGGCCATGCCTTACAGTTAACGCGGGCGGAATACCTGTTGTTAAAAACCTTGTTACAAAACCAGGGCCAGGTATTCACGCGCCGCCAGTTGAATGACCTGCTACGACCGTTGAATGAGAAGAGTGGCGAACGCTGCGTCGATCGCCATCTCAAGACGCTTCGCGCCAAGCTACAACGCATTACTCCGCACGCTATTCCCTTAAAAACGCATCATGGCGTCGGGTTTAGCATCGAGTGATACCGGCGCGGCTCGCCCCACTGTTCCGATTTCCAAAGCGAGCGGATTGGCCTATATTAGCGTCTTTCCTGTTACAGATGATTAACCCTGATGAAAGAAATCGAGAGACTGATCGCGAATAACCAGGCCTGGTCGCAGCAGGTAAAGGAGGACAATCCTCACTTCTTTACTAAACTGGCCGAATCCCAGCGTCCACGCTTTCTGTGGATCGGCTGCTCGGATAGCCGCGTCCCGGCAGAGCAGTTAACCGGTCTACAACCGGGGGAGTTGTTTGTACACCGTAATGTCGCCAACCTGGTCATCCATACCGACCTAAACTGCCTCTCCGTGGTACAGTATGCCGTCGATGTGCTACAGGTTGAGCACATCATCATCTGCGGTCACTTAGGCTGCGGGGGCGTTGAGGCCGCCATCACTAACCCAGAGTTAGGGCTGATCAATAACTGGCTGCTGCATATCCGCGATATCTGGTACAAACACAGCACATTGCTGGGCGAGCTGCCGCCGGAGAAACGTATGGATACCCTGTGCGAGCTTAACGTCATTGAACAGGTGTATAACCTGGGTCACTCCACGATCCTGCAATCGGCCTGGACGCGCGGCCAGAAGGTGATGATCCACGGCTGGGTCTATGGCTTACAGGATGGACGCCTACACGATCTGGACATCACGACCACCAGCCGCGAGAGCCTGGAGTTGCGTTATCGCAACGCGATGGCGAAGCTGTTACAACAGCAAGCGCAAGAAGGTTGAGGCGGCCATCGTCTAGGTCAATAAAAAAACGCTGTCCGGTCAACGGATTGATTGTGCGCCACACCATAGACTATCCCCTGTACGATCGGGGGGAAACATAAAGCAAAAAGGCGGCCTAGGCCGCCTTTATCTCATCCGATGGTGATACCCGTTACGGCCTATCACTCATCCTGCATGATGACTTTGCCGATATAAGGCAAGTAACGATAGCGCTGAGCGTAGTCGATACCAAAGCCAACCACGAATTCATCCGGGATCGAGAAACCGATATACTCGACCGGGACCTCGACTTCACGGCGGCTCGGCTTATCCAACAAGGTACAGATCGCCAACGAGTTCGGGCCACGCAGGCTAAATAGCTCACGCACCTTACTCAGGGTATTACCGGAATCAATGATGTCTTCAACGATCAGTACATCTTTGTCGCGGATATCTTCATCCAGATCTTTGAGGATCTTCACATCGCGTGAGCTGTTCATGGCATTGCCATAGCTGGAGGCCGTCAGGAAGTCGACTTCATGCGGTACGCTGATCTGGCGGCACAAGTCGGCCATAAAAATGAAGGAGCCGCGCAGCAGCCCCACCAACACCAGCTCTTTGCCACTGTTACGGTAACGTTCGGAAATCTGGCGTCCCAGTTCGGCTACGCGTGCCTTGATCTCATCTTCCGAGATCATGACTTCTACGGTATGTTTCATCGCTTTTACCTTGCGTATGTGCCGTCGCGCGTGGACGGCAAAATCAACCTGCCCTGCGCCGACGGGCCTTCCCGCCCAAGGGCACAAAACAGCGCGGCTTGTTAAGGGCGCAGAGTATAGCAGGCTAAGGGGGCTTCTTAAACGGTTGCGCGTCACCTGACCGCGCGGGTAGCGATATTCTTATTTAATAAATTACTCTGATTTCATATTAAAAATGAATATCAGGCTGTAGCCTAGGCGGTGAAATATGGTACCGTCCTAATACAATAACAAACTGTGTTTCCCGGTATGAAAAAATCCTCGCTACTGTTACTGCTGTTGGGCTTATTAAGTTTTACCACATCCAGTCGCGCGCTTGATGAGATGCAGGCGGAGGACTTGGCTGATTTGACCGCGATATTTGTCTATTTAAAAAATGATTGTGGTTATCACGAGTTGCCCAATAGCCAGATTAAGCGCGCGATTGTCTTTTTCGCCAGCCGCAACGGCTGGGATATGAGTAATTACAATACCAAAAAGATGAAGAAACTGGGTGAAGAGAGCTACCACGATTTAAGTCGTATCGCCATGCCGATAGAGACCAAATGCAAATACCTGGCCCGTGACTCCTTAGGCTTGCTCGCCTACGCTAACTAGCGCCCTCCGCCATCCCGTAGACCCGTGCAGCAAATAGCGCAGGCACGTTGCCCTATTGGGGATAAGTGAGCCGTAGCTCACCCAACAGAGGGGCCTGCGCTCATAGTCGCTAACACCAACCCAGATCTCGCCATCTCGGCACTCGACACAGCCTCGCCAGTAGCGACGTAAACGCGCAGCAGCCTACGGGGCGCTAGCGACGCCCTCATCATCCCGACGCCTCCTAAACGCCAGGTGAAATCATTTCATCACCCATCGTCTATCGCTCTGCACGAAACATGTTACAGTCATCGACGCGGCAGAGGACAGGGAGGATCGCCATGCAACAACGCGCCACATTATGGGGGATTTGCGCCATTCTACTTTGGAGTATGAGCGTCGCCCTGACGCGTAGTCTCGCCGAGGCATTCGGGCCGACCGGCGCCGGGGCGGCGATTTATTCCCTCAGCGGCATCCTGGTGTGGTGTACGACGGGAGCACCGCGCGTCCGCGGCCAACCGCTCGGCTATCTCTGGGGGTGTGGTGCGCTCTTCGTGTTCTATATGGTGGCCTTTGCCCTCGCTATCGGCCTGGCGCACAGCCATAGCCAGACCCTGGAGCTGGGACTGATCAACTACCTGTGGCCCAGCCTCACCCTACTGTTCGCCGTGCCACTCTTAGGGTTACGCGTGCGTTGGTGGCTGTGGCCCGGCGTCCTGCTGGCCTTCTCCGGCGTCGTGTGGGTGGTCGCAGGCAATGATGGCATCGCCATCGCCGTCCTGCTGCATAACCTCGGCAGTAATCCCATCGCCTATAGCCTGGCCTTCGCCGCCGCCTTCGCCTGGGCGCTCTACTCCAATCTGCTACGCCACTATCATCCGAGCCACAGCGCCCTGCCGCTGTTCCTGCTGGTGACCGCCCTCTGTCTATGGGGGTTATGGCTGGCGACGCCTCAGCCGACGATACGGCTCGATAGGACCGCCCTCTGCGAACTGTTGCTCATGGGGGGGAGCACCGCCGCCGCCTACCTCTGCTGGGATCAGGCCATGAAAAAGGGCAACGCCACACTGGTCGCTGCCCTTTCTTACTTCACGCCGTTACTCTCCATCGCCATCGCGGCGTTTTGGCTGGCGGCGCCAACCCCGACTAGCCTATGGTCCGGTGTCGGTTTAGTCGTGGTGGGATCGCTCTTATGCTGGAGCGCGAGTCGCCCATCGCCGGCTAACGCCGCAAAATGAAACTGCGATAGCGTGACAATACCTGTAGAAAGTCCTCCAGACCGCACAAGGCGAGGCTCTCTTCATCGTAGTAACGCATGCCTTCATCTAACTCATCCCCCTCTAGGGCCAGTTGATTGGCGCGCACCATCACCTCTTCGCTATCCAGCCACAGCGTGTACTCATGCCCGACTCGCTGCCATTGCCGCTCGCTGCCCTTCAGCTCGGCAGCCGCCTGCTCGATCTCTGTCACGAGAGTCAGATCGCCCTTCACCTCTTCATTGAGCCAATGGCCCACGGCCTCATGCCCCATAGAAAATACGGCGACCACCTGGCCGCCAATATCGTGGCGAAATTCATAATCCACAGCCAGTCCCTCCTTTACTACCCCGCAAGGGGACTCTTTTTAGTGTAAACCAGCGCGGTTAGATGGCCTGAAATCCGCGTCGCAATCTATAAAAAATAACGCGGAGGCCATGGCCTCCGCGCTGTCTGACGGGCGATTTCAGCAAAAATCGCTTAAGGGGTCAAGCGCGCCGGGGCCGCCTCCGCTCGGGCGGCTAACTCCCGTTCTAGATCGGCGGCCACATCCGATGGAATACCCAATGCTTGGGCTAAGGCATCCAGATAGCTACGCTCCATAAAATGATCGATGTCGATTACCGCACAGCTCAAGGTATAGATCTCTAGTGCTTCCTCTTCATCGCCTACCCCCTGCGCCAACCGCTTAGGATCGAGTGGCTGAGCCAAGGCCTGATCGATCCACTGACGGGCTTCCTCGCCCAACGCCATACGGGACAGGCTTTCATCGATGGCCTGTTGCTCACGCTCATCAATGTGGCCATCGCTCTTGGCGGCAAACACCAAGGCCTGCACCAGGCGACGCACGCGTGCGTCCGGCGGCGCACTCTGTTGGCCATATTGTGGTTCGTCGCGATGGTTCGCCTTCACCCGCGCACGATATTGATTCCATAGCAATGCACCGATAGCCGCACCACCACCGATCAGTAAGGCATTCTTCCCCAACTTCCCGGCCTGTTTGCGTACCGACTTATTGCCCATCAGCACGCCAGCCAAGCCGCCAAGCGCGGCCGGAGCCAGCAGTTTGCTCAGCCCTTCCGCTCCCGCTTTATTCCCCTTCGTGTCACCTAATAGTGACTGCAGTTGATTCAGCCAGCTCTTGCTCATCCGCGTTATCCCCTTCGCCAAATAGAGTGCTATGAGATTAAGAAGTTAAGCGTCAAGTTATGTCGCCTTTATGCAATAGTATGTAACAACAATAAAAAAGGGGAGCCAACTCGGTTAGCTCCCCTCCCCATATACACGCAGGATCAGACCACAGTCTGGAAGATCACCTGCCCGGCCTTATCGGTATAGGGGGCGAGATGGTTAAAGTTCAAATAACGATAAGTATCCGCCGCCGACGCATCGACCTGCGCCATGAACTGCTGATACTCCGCGACATCCGGCAAGCGTCCCAATAGCGCCGCGACCGCTGCCAATTCAGCCGATGCGAGATAGACATTGGCACCGGTGCCGAGGCGGTTGGGGAAGTTACGCGTCGAGGTAGAGACCACCGTCGCCCCATCGGCAACTCGAGCCTGGTTGCCCATACACAGCGAACACCCCGGGATCTCAATACGCGCGCCACTCTTACCGAACACGCTGTAATACCCCTCTTCCGTCAGCTGCGCCGCATCCATACGCGTCGGTGGCGCAACCCACAGGCGCGTCGGGATCTGCCCCCGATGGCTGTCGAGCAGCTTACCGGCGGCACGGAAATGACCGATATTGGTCATGCAAGAGCCGATGAAGACCTCATCGATCTTGGCTCCCGCCACCTGCGATAATGGCCGAGCATCATCGGGATCATTCGGCGCGCACAGAATAGGCTCCTTGATGCTGTCGAGATCGATCTCGATCACCGCGGCATACTCGGCATCGCTATCCGCCGCCAACAGTTGCGGATCGGCCAGCCATTTTTCCATGCCCTGAATACGACGCTCCAAGGTGCGACGATCGCCATACCCCTCGGCAATCATCCAACGCAACAATACGATATTCGACTCCAGATACTCGACGATCGGTGCCTGATCCAGCTTAATGGTGCAACCTGCCGCCGAACGCTCGGCCGAGGCATCGGCCAGCTCGAAAGCCTGTTCAACCTTCAGTTGTGGCAACCCTTCGATCTCCAGAATACGGCCAGAGAAGATATTCTTCTTACCCTGTTTCTCAACGGTCAACAGCCCTTGTTGAATCGCCTGGTAGGGGATGGCATGCACCAAGTCTCGCAAGGTGATCCCCGGTTGCATCTGCCCCTTAAAGCGCACCAGCACCGATTCGGGCATATCCAGCGGCATCACCCCAGTCGCGGCGGCGAAGGCGACCAGGCCAGAGCCAGCCGGGAAGGAGATACCGATCGGGAAGCGGGTATGAGAGTCCCCACCGGTACCGACAGTATCCGGCAGCAACATGCGGTTAAGCCAGGAGTGAATAATGCCATCGCCCGGACGCAGCGCGACCCCGCCACGATTCATAATGAAGTCCGGCAGCGAGTGGTGTGTCTGCACGTCGATCGGCTTCGGATAGGCGGCGGTATGACAGAAGGATTGCATCACCAGATCGGCGGAGAAGCCGAGACAGGCCAGATCCTTCAGCTCGTCGCGCGTCATCGGGCCGGTCGTATCCTGCGAGCCGACGGAGGCCATCCGAGGTTCGCAATATTGGCCGGGACGCACGCCGGCAACGCCGCAGGCACGTCCGACGATCTTCTGCGCCAGGGTGTAACCCTTGTCGCTCTCGTCGACCGCCTTCGACAGGCGGAACACCTCGCTCGGCGGCAGATCCAACGCCTCTCGGGCCCGCGCCGTCAACGCACGACCGATGATCAACGGAATTCGTCCACCGGCGCGCACCTCGTCCAGCAGCACCTCTGTCTTCAGGGTGAAGCTGGCGAGCAGCGTATCGTCGGCATGGCGGCGGATCTCACCGCGATAAGGATAGATATCGATCACCTCGCCGGTATGCAACTGGCTGACATCGACCTCAATCGGCAATGCCCCGGCATCTTCCATCGTATTAAAGAAAATCGGGGCAATCTTGCCACCCAGTACCACCCCACCGGCCCGCTTATTGGGGACGAAGGGGATATCTTCCCCCATCAGCCACAGCACCGAGTTGGTGGCAGACTTGCGCGAAGAGCCGGTACCGACGACGTCACCGACATAGGCGAGCGGATACCCCTGCTCGGCCAATGCATGTATCTGGCTAATGGGCCCAACAACACTGGGTTGATCCGGCGTGATCCCCTCGCGTGGATTTTTCAAAAACGCCTGAGCATGCAACGGGATATCGGGACGCGACCAGGCATCCTGCGCCGGCGACAGATCATCGGTGTTCGTCTCGCCGCTGACCTTGAATACCGTCACCGTCAACTTCTCTGCCAGGGCCGGACGCGACAGGAACCATTCGGCATCGGCCCAGGATTGCAACACCTGGCGAGCGAAAGGATTACCGGCACGTGCGCGCTGCTCGACATCATGGAAGCTGTCGAAGACTAACAGGGTATGGGAGAGCGCCTGTACGGCGATCGGGGCCAATGTCTCATCATCCAATGCCTCAATCAGCGGGTGGATGTTATAGCCGCCTTGCATGGTGCCCAGAAGTTCCAATGCCTTCGCCGCGTTGATCAACGGAGAGTGCGCCTCCCCCTTCACCAAGGCGGTCAGGAAGGCGGCCTTGACGTAGGCGGCCTCATCGACACCCGGCGGCACACGGTTGATCAACAGATCCAGTAATAGCGCCTCTTCCCCCGCTGGCGGTGCCTTGAGTAACTCGACCAATGCCGCCATCTGCGCCGCATCCAGCGGCTTAGGAACCACACCCAGGGCCGCCCGCTCGGCGACGTGCTCACGGTATTCTTTTAGCACGACTCGACTCCTCGCTCTCATTGTCATTGTAAGTACCGGGATACCGGTGGAGTGCCGCCGCCTGACGCTAACCTTGCGGCTCGCCGGATACCCGGATATGCTTTCCCAGCATATCAGTATTTAGCCATAGTGTTAAATGCTTTACAAAAAAGCAACATAACGCCATAAAAACCTTTTTATACGGCCAATTATGGATGATTAATACACAGATTTGATCTGTTTTGTATTTATCTCGGCCAATTTTTCTGTATCATGCCTCGCTTTCGCCAGCCTGGGAGCGACCATGTCATTAACAATCAATAAGCGACGCTGTCTGACGCTGCTGCAAATCCTCTCGTTGATCCTGGCCGTCGGCGCGCTGTTCTACCTGATCAAGATCAGCCATAGCATGAATGCGCTGGCGCTGGATCGCTGTCTGCTCGGACAAGATGAGTTGGATCACGAAGGCTTTCTGTGGGGAATGAACTACTTCCTCGGCGCGCTCGGGTTGGGGATCTGCATACCGGCGATCGCCTTTTTTATCGGTTTTCGGCACGACTAAGCACAGCGACAATCAAAAAAAACGGCTCCCGCTGGGAGCCGTTTTTGCGTTATCTCACGCGATTATTTCTTCTTCGCCTTCGGATTCGGCAGGTCGGTGATACTACCTTCGTAGACTTCCGCCGCCAGGCCAACCGACTCATGCAGGGTCGGGTGAGCATGGATAGTCAGGGCGATGTCTTCCGCGTCGCAGCCCATCTCGATGGCCAGGCCGATCTCACCGAGCAGTTCACCGCCGTTGGTCCCGACGATCGCCCCACCGATGATGCGATGCGACTCCTTATCGAAGATCAACTTAGTCATGCCATCCGCGCAATCGGAGGCGATGGCGCGGCCGGAGGCCGCCCACGGGAAGGTCGAGGTCTCATAACTGATACCCTTCTCGCGCGCTTCTTTCTCCGTCATACCGACCCATGCAACTTCCGGCTCGGTATAGGCGATGGACGGGATCACTTTCGGATCGAAGTAGTGCTTCATTCCGGCGATCACCTCGGCGGCGACATGACCCTCATGCACCCCTTTGTGCGCCAACATCGGCTGGCCGACGATATCGCCGATGGCGAAGATATGCGGCACATTGGTGCGCAGCTGCTTATCGACATGGATAAAGCCACGCTCATCCACTTCGACGCCAGCCATACCCGCGTCGATCAATTTACCGTTCGGTACACGACCGATGGCGACCAACACCGCGTCATAGCGCTGAGCCTCAGCCGGTGCCTTCTTCCCTTCCATCGAGACGTAGATCCCATCTTCACGCGCCTCAACGGCGGTGACTTTGGTCTCCAGCATCAGATTAAACTTCTTGCCGATACGCTTGGTGAAAACCTTCACCACATCCTTATCCGCCGCCGGGATCACCTGATCGAACATTTCGACCACGTCGATCTCGGAACCCAGCGCGTGGTAAACCGTCCCCATCTCCAGGCCGATGATACCGCCACCCATCACCAACATACGCTTCGGTACGGACTTCAGCGCCAGTGCGTCGGTAGAGTCCCATACGCGCGGATCATCATGCGGGATGAAAGGCAGCTGGATCGGGCGCGAACCAGCGGCGATAATCGCGTTATCAAAACGGATCACCGTCTGGCCATCGGCGCCG contains the following coding sequences:
- a CDS encoding winged helix-turn-helix domain-containing protein, translated to MPPLIWLIEDRADVADSLIYTLETEGFNVCWFSHSQPALDALKQQTPQLAIVHTVLPDGSGIALGRVLQTRHPALPLLFFADNSEQLTQLSSEAPPHSTAIAAPFSAREVCARLRTLLQHPDKTHARATRLECYGDFTLNEARNCAHYYGHALQLTRAEYLLLKTLLQNQGQVFTRRQLNDLLRPLNEKSGERCVDRHLKTLRAKLQRITPHAIPLKTHHGVGFSIE
- the can gene encoding carbonate dehydratase, giving the protein MKEIERLIANNQAWSQQVKEDNPHFFTKLAESQRPRFLWIGCSDSRVPAEQLTGLQPGELFVHRNVANLVIHTDLNCLSVVQYAVDVLQVEHIIICGHLGCGGVEAAITNPELGLINNWLLHIRDIWYKHSTLLGELPPEKRMDTLCELNVIEQVYNLGHSTILQSAWTRGQKVMIHGWVYGLQDGRLHDLDITTTSRESLELRYRNAMAKLLQQQAQEG
- the hpt gene encoding hypoxanthine phosphoribosyltransferase; protein product: MKHTVEVMISEDEIKARVAELGRQISERYRNSGKELVLVGLLRGSFIFMADLCRQISVPHEVDFLTASSYGNAMNSSRDVKILKDLDEDIRDKDVLIVEDIIDSGNTLSKVRELFSLRGPNSLAICTLLDKPSRREVEVPVEYIGFSIPDEFVVGFGIDYAQRYRYLPYIGKVIMQDE
- a CDS encoding YacC family pilotin-like protein; the protein is MKKSSLLLLLLGLLSFTTSSRALDEMQAEDLADLTAIFVYLKNDCGYHELPNSQIKRAIVFFASRNGWDMSNYNTKKMKKLGEESYHDLSRIAMPIETKCKYLARDSLGLLAYAN
- the yddG gene encoding aromatic amino acid DMT transporter YddG → MQQRATLWGICAILLWSMSVALTRSLAEAFGPTGAGAAIYSLSGILVWCTTGAPRVRGQPLGYLWGCGALFVFYMVAFALAIGLAHSHSQTLELGLINYLWPSLTLLFAVPLLGLRVRWWLWPGVLLAFSGVVWVVAGNDGIAIAVLLHNLGSNPIAYSLAFAAAFAWALYSNLLRHYHPSHSALPLFLLVTALCLWGLWLATPQPTIRLDRTALCELLLMGGSTAAAYLCWDQAMKKGNATLVAALSYFTPLLSIAIAAFWLAAPTPTSLWSGVGLVVVGSLLCWSASRPSPANAAK
- the yacL gene encoding protein YacL, coding for MDYEFRHDIGGQVVAVFSMGHEAVGHWLNEEVKGDLTLVTEIEQAAAELKGSERQWQRVGHEYTLWLDSEEVMVRANQLALEGDELDEGMRYYDEESLALCGLEDFLQVLSRYRSFILRR
- a CDS encoding tellurite resistance TerB family protein; amino-acid sequence: MSKSWLNQLQSLLGDTKGNKAGAEGLSKLLAPAALGGLAGVLMGNKSVRKQAGKLGKNALLIGGGAAIGALLWNQYRARVKANHRDEPQYGQQSAPPDARVRRLVQALVFAAKSDGHIDEREQQAIDESLSRMALGEEARQWIDQALAQPLDPKRLAQGVGDEEEALEIYTLSCAVIDIDHFMERSYLDALAQALGIPSDVAADLERELAARAEAAPARLTP
- the acnB gene encoding bifunctional aconitate hydratase 2/2-methylisocitrate dehydratase, with product MLKEYREHVAERAALGVVPKPLDAAQMAALVELLKAPPAGEEALLLDLLINRVPPGVDEAAYVKAAFLTALVKGEAHSPLINAAKALELLGTMQGGYNIHPLIEALDDETLAPIAVQALSHTLLVFDSFHDVEQRARAGNPFARQVLQSWADAEWFLSRPALAEKLTVTVFKVSGETNTDDLSPAQDAWSRPDIPLHAQAFLKNPREGITPDQPSVVGPISQIHALAEQGYPLAYVGDVVGTGSSRKSATNSVLWLMGEDIPFVPNKRAGGVVLGGKIAPIFFNTMEDAGALPIEVDVSQLHTGEVIDIYPYRGEIRRHADDTLLASFTLKTEVLLDEVRAGGRIPLIIGRALTARAREALDLPPSEVFRLSKAVDESDKGYTLAQKIVGRACGVAGVRPGQYCEPRMASVGSQDTTGPMTRDELKDLACLGFSADLVMQSFCHTAAYPKPIDVQTHHSLPDFIMNRGGVALRPGDGIIHSWLNRMLLPDTVGTGGDSHTRFPIGISFPAGSGLVAFAAATGVMPLDMPESVLVRFKGQMQPGITLRDLVHAIPYQAIQQGLLTVEKQGKKNIFSGRILEIEGLPQLKVEQAFELADASAERSAAGCTIKLDQAPIVEYLESNIVLLRWMIAEGYGDRRTLERRIQGMEKWLADPQLLAADSDAEYAAVIEIDLDSIKEPILCAPNDPDDARPLSQVAGAKIDEVFIGSCMTNIGHFRAAGKLLDSHRGQIPTRLWVAPPTRMDAAQLTEEGYYSVFGKSGARIEIPGCSLCMGNQARVADGATVVSTSTRNFPNRLGTGANVYLASAELAAVAALLGRLPDVAEYQQFMAQVDASAADTYRYLNFNHLAPYTDKAGQVIFQTVV
- the lpdA gene encoding dihydrolipoyl dehydrogenase; this translates as MSTEIKTQVVVLGAGPAGYSAAFRCADLGLETVIVERYATLGGVCLNVGCIPSKALLHVAKVIEEAKALAEHGIVFGEPKTDIDKIRTWKEKVISQLTGGLAGMAKGRKVRVVNGLGKFTSANTLTVDGADGQTVIRFDNAIIAAGSRPIQLPFIPHDDPRVWDSTDALALKSVPKRMLVMGGGIIGLEMGTVYHALGSEIDVVEMFDQVIPAADKDVVKVFTKRIGKKFNLMLETKVTAVEAREDGIYVSMEGKKAPAEAQRYDAVLVAIGRVPNGKLIDAGMAGVEVDERGFIHVDKQLRTNVPHIFAIGDIVGQPMLAHKGVHEGHVAAEVIAGMKHYFDPKVIPSIAYTEPEVAWVGMTEKEAREKGISYETSTFPWAASGRAIASDCADGMTKLIFDKESHRIIGGAIVGTNGGELLGEIGLAIEMGCDAEDIALTIHAHPTLHESVGLAAEVYEGSITDLPNPKAKKK